A part of Terriglobus roseus genomic DNA contains:
- a CDS encoding helix-turn-helix transcriptional regulator, translating into MEIKQRTPARWGQERRLEFIEFRLQWEGRVNRGDLVDFFGISIPQASVDFARYRELAPENATYDVLERAYIASKSFSPVLLKVSPDDYLTRLWAVSSGVEAENSSFLGWKPETGLVADQARPVDGEILRTILAATRDRKIVRIKYQSVSSSSISCRNISPHALGFNGSRWHARAFCHERNAFRDFVLGRVREALIQGTSPIDPASDSDWHNMIAAVIVPHPKLSDDQRQIIEADYCMTDGKLILQVQEAMLFYNLEHLGLLNDTQNLRKGLALANRSELKSFYRKHGLLD; encoded by the coding sequence TTGGAAATCAAGCAAAGAACGCCAGCACGCTGGGGGCAGGAGAGAAGGCTGGAGTTTATCGAGTTCCGCCTACAGTGGGAAGGGCGGGTGAATCGTGGAGATCTCGTTGACTTCTTTGGTATCTCGATTCCGCAAGCATCAGTCGATTTCGCAAGATACCGGGAGCTCGCACCAGAAAACGCGACTTACGACGTGCTTGAGCGTGCATACATCGCGAGCAAATCTTTCAGTCCAGTGTTGCTAAAGGTGTCCCCAGACGACTACCTGACCAGGTTGTGGGCAGTTTCTAGTGGCGTCGAAGCTGAAAATTCCTCATTTCTCGGATGGAAGCCGGAAACGGGTTTAGTAGCTGACCAAGCTCGTCCAGTCGATGGCGAGATTCTTCGGACCATTCTTGCTGCCACGCGAGATCGGAAGATTGTTCGTATCAAGTATCAGTCCGTCAGTAGTTCGAGCATTTCTTGTCGAAATATCAGCCCGCATGCTCTCGGGTTCAATGGCAGTAGGTGGCACGCTCGTGCTTTTTGCCATGAGAGGAACGCGTTTCGAGATTTCGTGCTCGGACGAGTGAGAGAGGCACTTATTCAGGGGACATCGCCGATCGATCCAGCTTCTGATTCAGACTGGCACAACATGATCGCCGCAGTCATTGTTCCACATCCTAAACTTTCGGATGACCAGCGGCAGATTATCGAGGCGGACTATTGCATGACAGATGGCAAGCTGATCTTGCAGGTTCAAGAAGCCATGCTCTTCTATAACCTAGAACATCTCGGACTGCTGAACGACACACAGAACCTCCGGAAGGGGCTAGCCCTCGCCAACCGATCCGAACTAAAGAGCTTTTACAGAAAACACGGCTTGCTGGATTGA